A region of Streptomyces halobius DNA encodes the following proteins:
- a CDS encoding DUF4232 domain-containing protein — translation MTARRSRRRTAAYAALALALCGSLALTGCNSSTSKKSKKTSSSSKSKKRKIIGGGGTAAGAGAGAASRRTTTCKPSSYKVRFSQIANPNGRVIVKFVNSLSRPCRLYDAPLLRFDNAAKPLPLVNDDKGMLGHSIAVPPKGKAYAVIPTSTAAAKGTEKKTVKVTFMGGVDDSDTSANMTADIKLGTGRGHNSDAISVGNTKVTNWNSSLRGAEAEAGK, via the coding sequence ATGACCGCACGCCGCTCCCGCCGCCGCACCGCCGCGTACGCCGCGCTCGCCCTGGCCCTGTGCGGCTCGCTCGCGCTGACGGGCTGCAACAGCAGCACATCCAAGAAGTCGAAGAAGACCTCGTCATCGTCCAAGAGCAAGAAGCGCAAGATCATCGGTGGCGGCGGGACCGCGGCGGGCGCGGGGGCGGGCGCGGCATCGCGCAGGACGACCACCTGCAAGCCCAGCTCGTACAAGGTCCGGTTCTCGCAGATTGCGAACCCGAATGGCCGCGTGATCGTGAAGTTCGTCAACAGCCTCAGCCGCCCCTGCAGGCTCTACGACGCACCGCTGCTGCGCTTCGACAACGCCGCGAAGCCGCTGCCCTTGGTGAACGACGACAAGGGCATGCTGGGACACAGCATCGCCGTTCCCCCCAAGGGCAAGGCGTACGCGGTCATCCCGACCAGCACCGCCGCCGCCAAGGGGACCGAGAAGAAGACCGTGAAGGTCACCTTCATGGGCGGCGTGGATGACAGCGACACCTCGGCCAACATGACCGCCGACATCAAGCTCGGGACGGGCCGGGGCCACAACAGCGACGCGATCTCCGTCGGCAACACCAAGGTCACCAACTGGAATTCCAGCCTCCGCGGCGCCGAGGCGGAGGCCGGGAAGTAG
- a CDS encoding helix-turn-helix domain-containing protein, which translates to MRDVSGNPNHAANIRRKPLAPLPEELSGPTRDFVAALRHMHGELGYSLKELEGRLPASRSSLSRYLRGQSLPDERLLVQWCKLSFTGEDRLPALVELLHHANEAADAGEHDDPPHTERTDEEPTAPRDTPQVPPVRRRLRLVLAGLGTAAVLAATAIAVPALTGGDQGGSTDGSANGGRTQGIQGSQTSESGTGSARITVHNVEKACQHKRTRDCALGLSRDPFLPYRRSNVVGHVWHGDVLHAVCRVANGITVTDEVGGHSSLWFRVENDGERAWVPGIRIRPEQMENTSLPSCPG; encoded by the coding sequence ATGCGAGACGTGTCTGGCAATCCGAACCACGCCGCGAACATCCGTCGAAAACCACTGGCTCCCCTTCCCGAAGAACTCTCCGGACCCACACGGGACTTCGTCGCCGCCCTGCGCCATATGCATGGCGAACTCGGCTACAGCCTCAAGGAGTTGGAGGGCCGGCTACCTGCCAGCCGTTCCTCCCTGTCGCGCTACCTGCGCGGCCAGAGCCTGCCCGACGAACGCTTACTGGTGCAGTGGTGCAAGCTCTCCTTCACGGGCGAGGACCGGCTGCCCGCCCTCGTCGAACTGCTGCACCACGCCAACGAGGCGGCGGACGCGGGCGAGCACGACGACCCGCCGCATACGGAGCGGACAGACGAGGAGCCGACGGCTCCACGGGACACGCCCCAGGTGCCGCCCGTCCGGCGCCGGCTGAGGCTGGTGCTCGCCGGGCTCGGCACCGCCGCCGTCCTCGCCGCCACCGCGATCGCCGTTCCGGCACTGACCGGCGGGGACCAGGGCGGCTCGACGGACGGATCGGCGAACGGCGGTCGGACGCAGGGGATTCAGGGCTCACAGACCTCCGAGTCGGGCACCGGCTCCGCCCGGATCACCGTCCACAACGTCGAGAAAGCCTGTCAGCACAAGCGCACCAGGGACTGCGCGCTCGGCCTCTCCCGCGACCCGTTCCTGCCCTATCGCCGCTCCAACGTCGTCGGCCATGTCTGGCACGGCGATGTGCTGCACGCCGTCTGCCGTGTCGCCAACGGGATCACGGTGACCGATGAGGTGGGCGGGCACAGCAGCCTGTGGTTCCGGGTCGAGAACGACGGCGAGCGGGCCTGGGTGCCGGGCATCCGCATCCGGCCGGAGCAGATGGAGAACACCTCGCTGCCCAGCTGCCCGGGCTGA